DNA sequence from the Halogranum gelatinilyticum genome:
GAACGCTCGAAGACCTCACGCTCATCCGGTACGACAACGCCAACGAAGATACGAAGGGCCACGAACTCCATACCGCAGCCGGCGATACTGACGTTGAGTTCCAGGGTATGGAAGAACTCCTCGTCGAGTTCTGGGCCAGCGCTGACGAATATTGGGATGTCATCGGGGGCAGCCCACCGCGGTCATACTAAATCACAACACCAACTGAAACAACCATGACGACACTCCATATTACCGTCGGCGACCGAGCACAGCTCCGTGAGGACACCCTGCAATTCGTTCAGGGCACAGAGTCCGACAAGGGAATGACGGAGGATGACCGAGCAGTCCTTCAGTTTGGATCCTACGACGACCTCGTCGATAGCCTCACCCCACTCCGTCTCGAACTCATTCAAGCAATTGCGACAGAGCAGCCCTCGAGTATGCGTGAGGCAGCCCGACTCGTCGATCGCGACGTCTCTGATGTCCATGCAGACCTGAAACATCTGGAGGTACTCGGTATCCTCGAACTCAAAGAAGGTGGCCCCGGTGGGGCAATCCAACCAGTCGTTCCTTTCGATAAGATCGAGATGCACATCGACTATCCGCTCCTCGACGACGTCGACGCAGACAGTACTCCCGCTAGCGCTGACTAACTCAAGAATCGGGAGGAAAGTGTAGTGGACATGTTCGAGAGGTCAACGGGGCTTATCGGGGTCAAACCTCTGCAACGCTAAACGCCACGGAGATTTTTTCATCCCCTGAAGGGTGCGGGGCACTCGAGAAGTGCCTCGTCGACCCATGACGAATGCATTTGCAAACCTCGACAGTACTTGGAGAGTCGTCAAACGAGCCCAGTATGAGGCATTCGAGTTCGAACTTTGTGATGGTGGTATTCGCGTCAAAAACTGCAGTCACGCCGAGCCAGCGGATCACGAGTACCACGTCACCGTCGACGACGGAATCCCGGTGGCGTGTGAGTGTCCAGCCGACGCGAAGTACTCGTCGGCGTGTAAGCACCGTGTTGCAGTTGCGATTCGGACTCCACTCCTCGATGCCGCTGCAACGCAGGCGGTCGCCGACGGCGGAACCGTCGTGAGCGATGGTGACGCTGGCGAGACAGACGAGTGCGACTGTGCAGACCTTGGCGACGGGTTCCCCTGCTGGGAGTGCTATCGAACGGGGAAGCGAACACTGCCGGAGTAGCACCGGCTCACGGCTCACGAGGCGAGCAGCTATCGGTGTATTTCTCCAAGTGGTGACAGAAGGTGCGTGCTGAACTTAGAGGGTGTAGTCAGCGCGACGAGTCTGTTTATTACCTCCCGCCTCCTGCTGAACCAGCCGTTGGAAAGGGAGTACGTACGTACGTATACTCTTATGCCGGACTAACGTAGGTGGCTATGAAATGACGAACAGTGGACAAAAGAAAGGCGTGGGCCGAGTGGAGATAGCACTACTATTAGGTCTTGGTCTCCTTTCCGCCGTATATGCTGTGGCCCAATGGACGAATGTTTTCACGTACACTCCTCCTGCTATCGTTTATTTCATAGCAAGTATTGTGTGCTTGCTGTGGGGTGTGTCACTTAACCGGCGCTCGTGAACTACCTCATATGAGTCTATCACTGCGTTCCGACACCACACGACAACTGACTCGTGACCGACTCGAGCGCTGAGTTCAGCACGGCTTCAGAAACCTATCACAGATTGAGGGGTAAACGAGAGCGACGAAACACAACCGAGCTGGAGCGCACCGGAGAGCGTTTTTCTGCCCCCGAAGGCTGCGGGGCGTCACACACATCGCGTTCCGAGAACCACAATGCACCAACTCATCTACGCGCTCGTTGAAGCACCGAATAGAGACAATGCCCTCGCCAAAGGTAACGCAGCGTTCGACCGTCTCGTTGGCGTCGGCCCCGACACCGACGCCGTCTTTGATTACTACGTCACGTTCGACGACGAGACAACGTCTGTCGCCGGGAAGGCACGGTGGGGTGAACTACCCGTGGTGGCACCGGTCGACTCCGACGAAGGATCGGAACTTCTTGAACGAGGATGGAACGCAACGACCGAAGAGTTCGAACGGAATCTCGAACGAGTACGAACCGCCGTCGACGAGTTCGACACTGAGGAACTCATGCGCGACAAAGAGCTCGCTCGACACGCCTGTTACAATCTCGGAGCGTACCATGGCCCGTCGCTCTTCCTGTACGATGAGTACGGCGGGGCGATCCGCCATCGCGACCAGCTCGATCGTGTCCTCGAGTCCGACGAGCAGGTGTGGATTATTCCGGCGGACGTCCACTACTGAGCCAGAAATCGCCCAACTGAACAGGCACTATGGTCTTAACCAACAGAGCGCAACTACCGCCGTTTCTGTTGGTTAATGAGATGACGGCCCTGCGAATTCGGTGAGCGCCGAGTGAGTTTTTCACCTCCAGAGGAGTGCGGGGGACAGAGAGCCGTCGCAGTAGACCAATGACTGACGACAACCCACCAGCGACGAAGTCGAATCGAGAGGAAGCAACCCAGACCGAATACGTTGAGCGCAGTGACGCTGGTGTCTCGTTGACGGTGAAACTGAAACGTGGAACGGCGACGAGAGACCAAGACGAGCTGACGGCCAAAGTCAAGACACGAACACTTGGAGAGACTCATGACGACTTGGACACAGTATCTGCACAACCTCGCCGAGGACGTTCGGCAGATTCACCCCGACGACGAGGCAGAGCAGGGTGCTAAGAGAGCTGGTTTTTCGCGCCTCCAGAATGGCTGGAGGCGAAACTCAATGAGCAACGACGCAGCCGAACCAACAGCATCGACCGGCCTCACACCCGAGCAGCGTCTCGAAGCACCAACCACCCACCTCGTCGACGCAGGTATCTCGACCATCCACGACATGGCGACGCTTCGAGCCTGTGTCGCCTACGAGAACGCGAATCAACAGCGCGTGCGGATTCTCCGGCGGCTCGAACACCGAGCACAGGAGATTCGGACACAGGAGGAATGAATCGTATCGGTGAGAGACAAGCAGATATCTCAGGCCTTCGCGCTATCATCAACTGGTTCTGTATCAGTGATCGCAACCGGGAGTTCGATATTGATATCATCGTACCACACCGTCGGCTTCTTCGAGCGACCAACCTGCTCGAACTCAACTAGTCCAAGTGTTTCGAGCTCCGAGAGGTTGTCATGAACCTGCCGGACGTCGCGACCGACGAATCGTGCAGCTTCACGAATGCTCTGTGGCTCTTCGCGAGCAATGGTTTGCAGGAGCTGGACGTTTCTCGCTGACAGCAATCGTTGAAGATCTTCCTCCCGCTGGAGGACGACCTCATAGAGTGGCTCTGGTTCATCGCCCGCCTCAAGGGCTGCGAGCTGTGCTTCGACCGCATCGAAAGCATTGTCAGGTGTGCCGACTCGAACGGTCAGCGTCCGGCGGTCGTTCGCTCCATCATTGGTTGGTTCAGTCTTGCTCATATTCATTCACCTCGCGTCGAAATCGCTGCAGGACCTCGACGTAACTGCCGGGATACTCGTAGTCGCCGTCGATGTCCCCGCCATCGTGACGTTCATGGCCTTTCGTCTCCGGATGGGCATTGTCGTAACCGAGAATCGTGTCTCCCGGCTTATTCCCGTAGTGCATACTGTACTTGATTCCCTCAGGGTAGGCTTCTGACCCGGGAACGGACCACACCGAGATATGCGCGAAGCGATCCGATTCCGGATAGTCGATTGTTTGACCGATGATTCGTTTCGCGCCATTCCCGACCATCTAGTGTTGTTATGCACCACATCATGATGAATGTTGTTGTAGAGAACAACAGCACCTCAATACCGACGAGAATCAGCAAACGCTCTCCGGCACCGAGGCGGCCGCTCGCTGCTTGTTTGAAGATTAACCAACAGAGTGGGACCGATTCCAGCCTTGTTGGTTAATGCATCCCGCGGCGATATTTATTGCCCCTGAGAGCTGCGGGGCGGCGGTGCCTCGCAGGTGACTCCCTGTGTCCATTCACGACTTCTCCGGCGCAACCAGCGACAGCGCGACAAACACCTACGGCGACGCTCGACAGGCCGACTATGTGGCGTTTCTCCATCGCGTCCCATTCGCCATCGACGCGTTGAACCTCAGCTTCCTCACCGGCTTTCGAGAGGACTGCAGCTACCAACAACAGCAGTTCCTCAATCTCGACCTACCAGTCGGCATGCTCGACAATGACTTCAGAAATCCAGATCTCGACCGCTACACGGAACGAGTCCTGGACCACGAACCCGACGTCGGCATCATCGGAGACGCCTACGATAGTGCAGAGGCTCAGTCGTACGTTCGGGCGGTGCGAGACCTCCAAGAGCGTGTTCCCGACACGGAGTTCGTCATCGTCCCGAAATGCAAAGCGGCACTCGAGGAGATACCAGATGGCATCGTCGTCGGCTACTCCCGTGGTTACGCGGACATCTTAGCGCACGAGTTCTCAGACCCAGTCGATTGGCGAGGCCGTCGAGTCCATATCCTCGGAGGCAGTCCACCCAAGCAACTCACTGCCATCCACCAACTGACGCAACCGACGCTGGCGGGCGACCCACCTGCCGACATCGTCGGCCTCGATTGGAACGGACTCCATCGCGGTGCGCAGTTCGGCGAGTTCTGGACGGATAGTGGATGGGACGACAGCGGTCGCGACGCTATAGCCATATGACGGTTCGAGCAACGGTCCGGCACGGGCTTGGTCACGTCCGCTCGTTTTGGGAGAGTCAAGGCGTCTGGCCGGAGCGACCGACTGGGTGTAATAGCCAGACACAGTATCAACCTCCGACGCCAGCAGATCTTCACTCATCGGCCTGCGTCGAGTGTGAAGACGACGTCTGGACGGGGTCGCGTGGCCCACTCGTCGCGGAGTACGATACTGGGGACGCTTGTGGGTACTTCTGTTACGAGTGTCACTTCACGCACCGCACTCGGAACCATCTCGGGGAAGTCATGGGCGAAGCCAGTGTCTATATCCCGCCCGTGTAGTACGATCTTGGGTTCCACGCCCGCTCAGGACGCGAGTTTCTCTAACCGCTAATCAAATGTACCAAGACCGATGTCCAGCCTCTGTTATTCGTAGTAGGGTTTTCGCTCAACCACATCTGCGAAGCCGACTGACTCGCTCACATCGGTGACCTCAACAGTTACAGAGAGTCAAGGAGAATGCCTGACCCTTTAGGGTCAGGATGAATCCGACCTACCCTACACAAACCACCGTTCGACTACACGGCAGGATATTCCACGCTGCATAATCCACACACTCAAGTAACTATCACGACATAGGTTACGTATGGCGAAACAGGTCGTCACCCGCACCTACACTGCTTCCATACGGAATCAGCAACGGGTGTCCGACGACCTCGATTCGCTCGGGTTTTCAGCCTCAAAACTCTGGAACGTCGGACGATGGACGTGTGACCGTGTGTGGTCCGAGATCGGCTACATCCCCGGTCACAACGAACTCACCTCGTATTTGAAGTCACACGAACGCTACGATGACCTGCATTCTCAGTCAAGTCAGCGAGTCCTTCAAGAACTCGCTGAAGCGTTCAACGGCTGGTACGGCAAACGACGCAACGGAGACACGGGAGCGAACCCACCGAAGTACCGCAAACACGGTGACGACCATCCACGGAGTACGGTGACGTTCAAAGCCGCAGGCTTCAAACTCGACACCAACCACGAGAGAGTCCGACTCAGCAAAGGCTCCAACCTGAAAGAATACTGGTCGGACTTCATCCTCTGCAAGTACCAGACGCGCCCTGACGTTAATCTCTCCACTGTCGAGAACGTCCAACAAGTTCGGGCTGTCTGGACTGGTGACGAGTGGGAACTGCACTTCGTCTGCAAGGTCGAAATAGAGGTCGCTGACGCACCCGGTGAGAAGACCGTGGGTGTTGATCTCGGCATCAACAACTTCGCCGCACTCGCCTACGAAACCGGTCACAGCGAACTATACCCGCTGAACTGCTTGAAGCAGGATGACTACTACTTCAGCAAGCGCATCGCTCAGTGTGACGATTCGGACTCCAACCAAGCGACACGGTTGAACCAGAAGAAGTCGGCTCGCCGTACCCACTACCTCCACACCCTGTCCAAGCACATCGTTGAACGGTGTGTTGACGAAGGTGTTGGGACGATTGTGGTGGGTGACCTCTCGGGCACCCGTGAGGATGAGGAGAACGGCGAGTCGAAAAACTGGGGCAAGCACGGCAACCTTGACTTGCACTCGTGGGCGTTCGACCGCTTCACCTCGATGCTTGAATACAAGGCCGATATGGAAGGCATCACGGTCGCGCAGGTATCGGAGCGCGATACGTCGAAGTCGTGTTCATGCTGTGGTCAGAAGCGTGAGGTGAACCGTGTTGAACGCGGACTGTACGTCTGCGATTCGTGTGAGACGGTGGCGAACGCGGACGTGAATGGCGCCGAGAACATTCGGCAGAAAGTATCTCCGAGTCTCGCCACGGATGGCGGTGATAGGAGTAACGGCTGGTTGGCACAGCCATCGAGGTTCTTGTTTGACAAGGAAACTGGTGCGTTCGCACCTCAAGAACACGTAACATCGTAAACCACAATATCCCAACCCAGCGGCGCGGTGCCGTGGGATTCCCGCGTCTTCAGGCGCGGGAGGATGTCAATGGCACTCGGAGACGAGTGGGAGATCGAGACGGCAGTAGTGGCTGAGGACGAATGGTCGCACGGTGAGGCGCGCGGTGTGTGTATCTACTCCGGTGCTCGTCCACGGGTCGAGGTGAAAGACCGACCGAATGACGCCGACCTCGCGACGACGTTGGTTCACGAGTTGGCCCACGCTCGGCTACACAACGGGGTTCGTGAAGAGGATGAGCGTGCGAAGCGTGAGGTTGAGGCGGAAGCAGTTGCGTACGTTGTCGGTCGGCACTTCGGGTTGGATACGAGCGGCTCGGCGTTCTACCTCGCCGCGTGGGGTGACGAGGATGCAGAGACGTTGCAGGAGCGTCTCGGGCGGATCAGTTCGAATGCTCAGGAGATTATCCGGTCGCTTAGGGAGTGAGTTCTCGGCGAGTTAACCAACGTTTGTGAGTTAGGTCGCGGTTCGTTGGTTAGGTTTGTCACCCCCAGAAGGTGCGCGGGGGTCACAACCTAACGTAAGCTGATACGACGGTACGACCGACGTACTCAGCGGGCCGGAAGCAGCGGTTCGCTCGCCGGGCCTGAGCTACTGGTTCGACAGCGACCCCTGGTTCCAGGAGGCGTCGAAGTCCTCGTGCAGGAACGGTTTCGCGTCGGCACCCGCGTACGTTCCGACGACCTGTCCGTCGCCTTCGAGGAAGTATTGGTAGGTTGTGAGTCCCTCGAGGCCGACGGGACCGCGCGCGTGAATCTTCCCGGTGCTGATCCCCACTTCGGCCCCGAGCCCGTAGCGGAAGCCGTCGGCGAACCGTGTCGAGGCGTTGTGGAACACGCTCGCCGAGTCGAGACTCCGCATGAACAATCCGGCGCGGGTGGAGTCGTCGGTGACGATCGAATCCGTATGCTTGGAGCCGTACGTCGTGATGTGGTCGGTCGCCTCTTCGAGCGATCCGACGATCTTGACGGCGATGACGAGATCACCGTACTCGGTCTCCCAGTCGGTCTCGCTGGCCGTCTCCATCGGTACGATCGCTCGCGACGCGTCGTCGCCTCGCATCTCGACGTCGGCGTCCTCGTACTGTGCGGCGATTTCCGGGAGGAACTCCTCGGCGACGCTTTCGTGGACCAGGAGCGTCTCGACCGCGTTACACACGGCGGGATACTGCACCTTCGCGTCGTACGCGATGTCGGTCGCCATCGGGATGTCCGCCTCGCTGTCGACGTAGACGTGGCAGACGCCCTCAGTGTGACCGAGCACCGGGATGCTCGTGTTATCCTGGATGTAGCTCACGAACTCCGAACTGCCTCGTGGCATGACGAGGTCGATGGAGTCGTCCATCCCGAGGACGGTGTCCACGTCCGCTCGCGCTTCGATGAGCTGTGCCCATCCGCTGGGGACGTCGGCCGTCGCCTCCTGGATCAGCTCGAAGAGGATCCGGTTCGAGTGACTCGCCTCGCTCCCGCCTTTCAGTATCACTGCGTTACCCGAGCGCAGGCAGAGCGACGCGATCTGTACGAGTGCGTCGGGTCTGGATTCGAAGATCGTCCCGACGACACCGATGGGAACGGAACGCTTGTACAGTTCCAACCTTTCATCGAGCTTTCGGGCCTCTTGCGTCTTTCCGAGCGGGTCCTCCTGGGCGGCCACGCTCCGAACCATGTCCGTGATGCTGTCCAGTTTCGACGACGAGAGTTTCAGCCGGTCGACGAGTGCCTGACTGTACTCTCCCGCTTCGAGGAGTTCCTCCGCCTCGCGGACGTCTCTCTCGTTCGCTTCGAGTATCTCTTCGTGTCTCGCGTCAATCGTCTCCGCGATCGCGTGGAGTGCCTCGGAGCGTTCATCGTCCGACAGGCTCGCGATTCGGAGCGCGGCCGTCTGTGCCTCTTCGACTTTCGTTTCGGTCGTTTTCTCAGTCATCGTCGTCTCCGTTCGTCGGGATGAACAGCGTCCCGACCTGTTCGGCTGCACTGATCTTGTCTAACACGTCACTTTCGGTCGACTTCGCGATGATTGCCGGAATGCCGTGTTCGCTCGCGGCACGCGCGCCAGCCACCTTCGTTCGGATGCCGCCGAACGCGTCTTTCGAACTCTCGTCGACCAGTTCCTGTACTGCGGCGTAGTTGCTGCTGATGGTTTCGATACGCTCTGCCGACGGATCCTTCTTCGGGTTCCCGGTATAGACACCGCCGACGTCGGTGAGCGTGACCAACAGGTCTGCACCGATGCCGATCGCCACCGACGACGACAGCATATCGTTGTCTCCGATCCGAAGCTCCTCGGTCGCGACGGCGTCGTTCTCGTTGATTATCGGGACGATGTCCCACTCGAGAAGCGTCTCGACGGTGTTGGTGAAGTTGGTGAATCGGTCGGGGTCTTCGAGGTCGTTCTCCGTCAGGAGGATCTGAGCGACGGTTTGGTCGAACTGCTCGAAGCGCTCGGTGTACCGCCGCATGAGCTGCGACTGTCCCACCGTCGAGAGCGCCTGAGACTGCTCGACCGTCTCGTCGGTGAGACCGATGAGGCCCTTCCCGGCACCGACCGCACCCGAGGAGACGAGCAACACCCGTTTGCCCTGTTGCCTGAGGTCCATCACGTCGTCGACGAGTTTGTTGACCTTCGAATCGTCGAGGTTGGACTGCTCGTCGGTCAGCGAGTTCGTCCCCGCTTTGACGACGACCAGGTCGGCCTCGGCCGCGAGCCGTCGAGTTTCGTGTACCGTGTCCGCCTCGGCGGTCCCGCTCATCTCAACCGTCTCACTCATCGCCGGTCCCCCGTGCCAGTTCCTCCGACCGCCGTTCTGCGGCGGCGACCGCGTCCGAGACCGCCTCGTCGGCGGTGCTCTCCCGCAGCACTTCCATCCCTTCGATGGTCGTTCCTTTCGGCGAACAGACGTCGTCGATGAGTTCGTCAATCGACTTCTCGGAGGTGAGGACGGTTTCGGCCGCACCCTTGAACGTCTGTGCTGCGAGGATTTCAGCGTCGTCGGGATCCAACCCACCGGCGACACCCGCCTGTGTCATCGCGTTCAGGAGATAGAAGACGAACGCGGGCCCGCTCCCGTTGACCGCAGTCGAGATGTGCATCTGTGCCTCGTCTACCTCGACGAAGACACCGGCGTCGCTGAGCAGTTCGACGACGTTGTCGGTGAGTTCCGCGCCGGCGACGGCGGCCGCCATGTCGCCAGTCGCGGCCGCGAGGTTCGGCATGACCCGAACGACGCTGGCGTCCGTCCGCGCTTCGAGCGTCGTCGTCGAAACCCCCGCAGCGATGGAGACGAGCGTCTGGTCGTCCGAGAGATCAAGCTCCTCTACGATCGTAGCGGTGAGGTCGGGCTTGACGACGACGAACACGACTGGAGACTCCGCAGCGACCGCGAGCTCCGTCGTGGCCGTTTCGCAGTACGGCTCGACCGCCGCGAGGGCCTCGCTGTCGACGTCACAAGCCGTTATCGTGTGTCTCCCGGTCCGTGAAAGCCCCTTCACGAGGGCACTCCCCATATTTCCACATCCGATGACGCTGACGTGTACCATTCTACTGCCCCTTGGGTGTCTGAGACACAAAGCCACTATGTTTTCGCTGAAAATCACCATCTCTTCGCTGACCGAGCGACGGCCGCACCGCTTCGGGTCCGCCGCCGGTAGGTTGATGGCCTGGCTTTCCACGTACGAACGCCAGCTGTTCGCTGCACGGTCTTCCGGATCCCTCACAGCAGGTGTCGTCGCAATCTGCCTGACGCGAGCCGCTCAGGCTCACAAAGAGATATCACCCTCCGGGTGATGTGTCTGCTATGCGTGATACCGGGGCGAACGAATCACACCAGTCCGACGGTTCCGACAGAGTGGTCTCACTCGGGGACATACCACTTCACTCGACGAACCTCCTCTCGTTACTCGACGAAGACGGTGTCATCCGGTATCAGAGCCCCTCGATCGCGCGACTGTGCGGCTTCGAGCAGGAAGATCTGGTGGACGTCCCGTGCACCGAGTGCTTCCATCCCGACGACCGTGACGCGGTGTTCAGTGCGTTCGAGAACGTCGTCTCGAGTGACGAGTTCGTCGTCGAGGCGGTCGAATACCGCCATCTGAAGGCAGACGGGACGTATCTCTGGGTCGAATCCGTCGCGTCCTCGAATCCGACGTCGAACGGCTACTACGTGATCAACACGCGTGACATCTCCGAGCGAAAGCACCACCAGAAGGAACTGGAACGTGCGAACGAACGGCTCCAGGAGTTCGCCAGCATCGTCTCGCACGACCTCCGAAACCCCCTCGCCGTCGCGCAGGGCTACCTCGAACTCGCCGAAGGTGACGCGCCGACCGAACATCACACGAAGATCTCCAATGCACTCGACCGCATGGCGACGCTCATCGACAGCCTACTGATGAACGCGCGCGGCGAGACGCGGGGCGTCGAGATCGAACCGGTCGACGTCTCGCGTCTCGCCGAAACCTGCTGGCAGAACGTCGTGAGCAAGGACGC
Encoded proteins:
- a CDS encoding toxin-antitoxin system TumE family protein, translating into MGQELTRRYTHVEAGLVENVVIRRTTDTDAYPSGWKYTLHLGTLEDLTLIRYDNANEDTKGHELHTAAGDTDVEFQGMEELLVEFWASADEYWDVIGGSPPRSY
- a CDS encoding HVO_A0114 family putative DNA-binding protein → MTTLHITVGDRAQLREDTLQFVQGTESDKGMTEDDRAVLQFGSYDDLVDSLTPLRLELIQAIATEQPSSMREAARLVDRDVSDVHADLKHLEVLGILELKEGGPGGAIQPVVPFDKIEMHIDYPLLDDVDADSTPASAD
- a CDS encoding SWIM zinc finger family protein, with the translated sequence MTNAFANLDSTWRVVKRAQYEAFEFELCDGGIRVKNCSHAEPADHEYHVTVDDGIPVACECPADAKYSSACKHRVAVAIRTPLLDAAATQAVADGGTVVSDGDAGETDECDCADLGDGFPCWECYRTGKRTLPE
- a CDS encoding HVO_A0114 family putative DNA-binding protein, which gives rise to MSKTEPTNDGANDRRTLTVRVGTPDNAFDAVEAQLAALEAGDEPEPLYEVVLQREEDLQRLLSARNVQLLQTIAREEPQSIREAARFVGRDVRQVHDNLSELETLGLVEFEQVGRSKKPTVWYDDINIELPVAITDTEPVDDSAKA
- a CDS encoding toxin-antitoxin system TumE family protein, producing the protein MVGNGAKRIIGQTIDYPESDRFAHISVWSVPGSEAYPEGIKYSMHYGNKPGDTILGYDNAHPETKGHERHDGGDIDGDYEYPGSYVEVLQRFRREVNEYEQD
- a CDS encoding RNA-guided endonuclease InsQ/TnpB family protein, whose protein sequence is MAKQVVTRTYTASIRNQQRVSDDLDSLGFSASKLWNVGRWTCDRVWSEIGYIPGHNELTSYLKSHERYDDLHSQSSQRVLQELAEAFNGWYGKRRNGDTGANPPKYRKHGDDHPRSTVTFKAAGFKLDTNHERVRLSKGSNLKEYWSDFILCKYQTRPDVNLSTVENVQQVRAVWTGDEWELHFVCKVEIEVADAPGEKTVGVDLGINNFAALAYETGHSELYPLNCLKQDDYYFSKRIAQCDDSDSNQATRLNQKKSARRTHYLHTLSKHIVERCVDEGVGTIVVGDLSGTREDEENGESKNWGKHGNLDLHSWAFDRFTSMLEYKADMEGITVAQVSERDTSKSCSCCGQKREVNRVERGLYVCDSCETVANADVNGAENIRQKVSPSLATDGGDRSNGWLAQPSRFLFDKETGAFAPQEHVTS
- a CDS encoding glutamate-5-semialdehyde dehydrogenase, which translates into the protein MTEKTTETKVEEAQTAALRIASLSDDERSEALHAIAETIDARHEEILEANERDVREAEELLEAGEYSQALVDRLKLSSSKLDSITDMVRSVAAQEDPLGKTQEARKLDERLELYKRSVPIGVVGTIFESRPDALVQIASLCLRSGNAVILKGGSEASHSNRILFELIQEATADVPSGWAQLIEARADVDTVLGMDDSIDLVMPRGSSEFVSYIQDNTSIPVLGHTEGVCHVYVDSEADIPMATDIAYDAKVQYPAVCNAVETLLVHESVAEEFLPEIAAQYEDADVEMRGDDASRAIVPMETASETDWETEYGDLVIAVKIVGSLEEATDHITTYGSKHTDSIVTDDSTRAGLFMRSLDSASVFHNASTRFADGFRYGLGAEVGISTGKIHARGPVGLEGLTTYQYFLEGDGQVVGTYAGADAKPFLHEDFDASWNQGSLSNQ
- the proB gene encoding glutamate 5-kinase; the protein is MSGTAEADTVHETRRLAAEADLVVVKAGTNSLTDEQSNLDDSKVNKLVDDVMDLRQQGKRVLLVSSGAVGAGKGLIGLTDETVEQSQALSTVGQSQLMRRYTERFEQFDQTVAQILLTENDLEDPDRFTNFTNTVETLLEWDIVPIINENDAVATEELRIGDNDMLSSSVAIGIGADLLVTLTDVGGVYTGNPKKDPSAERIETISSNYAAVQELVDESSKDAFGGIRTKVAGARAASEHGIPAIIAKSTESDVLDKISAAEQVGTLFIPTNGDDDD
- the proC gene encoding pyrroline-5-carboxylate reductase translates to MVHVSVIGCGNMGSALVKGLSRTGRHTITACDVDSEALAAVEPYCETATTELAVAAESPVVFVVVKPDLTATIVEELDLSDDQTLVSIAAGVSTTTLEARTDASVVRVMPNLAAATGDMAAAVAGAELTDNVVELLSDAGVFVEVDEAQMHISTAVNGSGPAFVFYLLNAMTQAGVAGGLDPDDAEILAAQTFKGAAETVLTSEKSIDELIDDVCSPKGTTIEGMEVLRESTADEAVSDAVAAAERRSEELARGTGDE
- a CDS encoding PAS domain-containing sensor histidine kinase, which translates into the protein MRDTGANESHQSDGSDRVVSLGDIPLHSTNLLSLLDEDGVIRYQSPSIARLCGFEQEDLVDVPCTECFHPDDRDAVFSAFENVVSSDEFVVEAVEYRHLKADGTYLWVESVASSNPTSNGYYVINTRDISERKHHQKELERANERLQEFASIVSHDLRNPLAVAQGYLELAEGDAPTEHHTKISNALDRMATLIDSLLMNARGETRGVEIEPVDVSRLAETCWQNVVSKDATLHTDFDRPLHADPLHLTQLLENLFRNAIEHGCDDVAIALGALDDGFYVEDDGSGIPKAERDRIFEPGYTSSVSGTGLGLSIVQQVVDSHQWNIRITESSSGGARFEITDAEFAQ